In Zingiber officinale cultivar Zhangliang chromosome 3A, Zo_v1.1, whole genome shotgun sequence, the DNA window attggagaaagtcccggtgagtgaagcggtgaaaatcctagtgagtgaagctaggtgaaggtgaaagtcacggtgagtgaagccgggcattgggaaaatcctagtgagtgaagctaggtgaatgggaaagtctggtgagtgaagccgaggggaaagtcccggtgagtgaagcaggcggtgagaaagtcctaacgggatgttaggcggtatggaaagtctggtgagtgaagccgagcagtgagaaagtcctagcggatgttaggcggttggaaagtctggtgagtgaagctggaaagtcctaactgggatgttaggcggttgggaagtccggtgagtgaagcgaggcaagggaaagtctggtgagtgaagccaggcatttgaAAAGTCCAGTAGGTGAAAggcggtgagtgaagccggtgaaaatcctagtgagtgaagctaggtgaatgagaaagtcctagggatgttaggcggtgtgaaatcacggtgagtgaagccggtggaaagtctgtgagtgaagcgggcgaggaaaatccagatcgatcaagggtgatcggacatcgtgttgagaagtccaagtgagtgaagcttggcatatggagtcggagagggctcggtagctcgttctcgaactaggttagagaggcacTCTAAAGGAGTTGGATCGATgccgtgaccgatccggtgatctgcgtttgCTCGATCGGTgtgaccgatcgaatcgatcgatggctcatcgATTGCAATCGATcggcggagaccgatcagaactcgcgaagaaaaccgtggatcggtctgcgaccgatcCACCGTCTTATGTATCGCTGCCGATCAGGTGGCGTCGATCGTGcgctgatcggtcatggaccgatcggaggttcctgatcggtccacgaccgatcggggctgatcgcgacacctgatcgatgcgggaccgatcggtgacaagcAAGCCTCGTGCGCCTGGGCCGATCGGTCCTTAGACCGATCGGGTTCTAGccgcggctagtttcttcattgccttcttcgcaggtataaaggggtcgagggctgctgctgcgcgatgactcttcttccttcttgctgttctaagtgctgctgtgcttgagctttgttgagctcctcctgagcttccggctgggttcctgctgttgtaggcgtcgcgtgaagttgctgcttcacctccagtcgacaagaaagcaagcaattggtagagtgcgattgtgttcatattgtattgcttttcttactgctcttgtactctttgtttgctgttgcaaacgtttgtggcgaggtttctccacccacaaggagtatattgtattagccggttctccggggactcatccaccgacggattgaccggactcgtccaccttacggacacgccgaggagtaggagccctaatctccgaacctcgttacatcctcgtgttaaggtttggttttcttctctttcgtttctttgtattttccgctgcgactaacctaattgtaggaagaaacgagagcgatttggggcggctattcacacccccctctctagccgtacgaaagatcctaacatcCACTTCCCCCACTGCACTCACTACTGTCTATATTCTCCCGCTGTTCTTCAAGTGTGCTCAAGTGTGTTTGTAAGTATTTATTGTCTTGGTATGTAAAAATTCGATATCTTTTTGTAATATATGTTGTTTTCTATGTAAGCTATCTTTATGTAAAAATTTTATGTAACTCTCTGTAAAAATTCTCTACTAAATAAAATCTATGCTTGTTGCTTGTTTTATAATGACAATCTAAGTTTAGACTCAAAAATATTCTGTCTCTCTCGTCTTGGTTCTTTTCCTCAGTCCTTGTCTTAGTAACCAGCAGGTGAACAGTAACTGTATCAGGAATAACCAAAATCATATAAGACTTGTGCGGGCTAAGTAAGAAGGGTAGCAACCCAAAATCTTACGCATAAGCCGGGGCACTGATTGAAAGGTGAGGTCTTGAACAGGTGAGGCTCcctggaaaacaaacaagaaaagaaagcagtttattaaaaaaaaagagtaaaaattTTGGAAAGTCAATATATTTAACCGTACCATCACGGTATTGTGACTATCTACTTTATTTCTGCACTTCACTATTACtatatttttcttttactatttaCTGTTTTACCAAGAACTATTACTGTTTTACTATTATTGTTTATTGTTTACTCTATTACTGTTTACTGTTATTTtcgtaaaaaaaattgatatatatatatatatatatatatatatatatatatatatatataactattaCTGTTTTACCATTATTGTTTACTGTTTACTCTATTACTGTTTACTGTTACTttcgtgtgtatatatatatatatatatatagaaaaacaGAGATTAATTAAATGCCACCGAATCGGTTGAGAGGTGTTGTCTTTATTTGCGCAACAGTAAGGGTTGTAAATAAACtaaacgttcgtgaacaagcttggtgttcggcttggtaagagcttgtttatattcgttcaatatacataagattaattaaacaaacaagcttgaacagcttgttaaggtaaacaaacaagattgaacacatatgtgttcagctcgttaacgttcatgaacaacgttcgtgaacaatgttcacgaaccatatttataaataaaactcttttcaatatcctaaataaacaataaaataaaataaaataaaataaataaatttaaattatcaatcttaataaccaatcaaacaattaaaaatttcaaacaatcaaacaagtttaaattgagagcttgataacatctaaacgaactaagctagaaccaagctcaagccaagtttgaattgagagcttgataacatctaaatgaaccaagctcaaactaagtttcaaacaagctcaagctcataaaaaataaatcaagtcaagtttgaacactcatttcaaaaacttgattcattttaaaCTCAACTCTACTCGACtcaattatcttatcaaataagtttCAACATCCTAAACTCGCACGTTTACCGTCCTAGCAACAGTTGCTCAGATATATATCGTCAAAATAATGGCATTACACAGTGCAGTCCATGCCCGGTCCGATATGAGATGCATCGCATTCAACCCCTCCGTCGACGAATGCCTACCCTGCCCCGCGCCGCCGCTACCCAACTCCCATGGCTCCCTCCCCGATCCAGCTGCCTCCCTCGACCGTCGGGATGCTCCGCCAAGTCACCGCCCTCCCTCTCCAATGCCGCTGTACTCCGGTCCGTCAAGTCCCCTTCTGCTACCCCTCGCCAAGTCGTCGCAGTCTATTCTGCTGCCGCCCGGCAGCTCGGATTCCACCACGACCTTCCCACTTATAAGGCCCTCCTTTCTTTCCTCGCCTCCAAACGCCGATTCCGAGCCATCGAGCTCCTCCTCGCCCGCATGCCCCACGACGGCCTCCTCCCTGGCCCTGCGCTCCTCCTCCCCCTCGTCCGCTCCTTCTCCGCTGCTGGCCGCGGCCTCGACGCACTGCTCCGTACCTGCCCCTCTCCGCTCAGCGAACGGCTTCTGTCCTCTCTCATCCACTCCCTCGCCCTCACCGGTGACCACAACATCGCTCGATCCGtcctcgccgccgccgccggtctCGGCCAGCCACTTCACGCGAGGCATTACTCCGGCCTCGTCAGAGCCCTCTACGACCGCGACGGAGTCAGATCGGCGACCGAGTTCCTCGATCTCCTGGCCGCAAAAGGCTGCTTCCCCGACGAGTTTTTCTACAGATCGCTGATCCGCGACATCTGCCTCCGTGGCGGCAACTCAATCACCGCCGCCTTTGAGGTGGTGGAACAGATGAGGCGAAGCGGACGGGAACCCGATCTGGTGGTTTGGAACACACTGGTTCAGGGCTGTGCGAGGCAGGGACAGATGAGCAAGGCCGAGCAGGTGATGGCGGAGATGGAGCGGAAGAGTGGCGCCGCCATGGCAGATGCATGGACCTACAATGCCCTAATTTCAGGGATTCCTGACCGTCTGATGAGCCAAGATGGGATCTTGGCCTTCCGTCGGATGGTGGAGAGGGGGGTGTCACCGGATGTAGTGACGTTCTCTGCGCTGATTGGTGGACTGGGCCGGGCAGGGAGGGTGTGGGAGTGCAATGCAATGTTGGGGAAGATGGTCAGGTTGGGAATTCCACCGGATGTCGCCTGTTACAAGGTTCTGGTGGGCGTGTACAGAATAAATAACATGCCAGATGATGCCTCTGCCATTGCCGAAGCAATGAAATATGATCTCCTTGATTCTGAAGGGGTTACCCTCACAAATTGAGCAAGGGCTCTATCCCAAACATTTACAACATCTTGCCAATCAGATTCTACTATCAGCTTACTAATTCTAAGTGGCCAGGATTTTTCCAATGTCTCCCTGATAACCTATTATTTGATTGGGTTGGTTGGTACAGTGTAAGAAGCCTCCAAAGCATATGCGTTCTTGGTTTCTGAATAAACCCCCCACACCTGCACATCCAAATGGTGGCACTGGCGCCGTAGATGCTTCACTCTTCAATTTTAGTGTACCTCTAAGTGGTGGGTTCTAAGTACTATCCTCCTGTTGTTTCTTAGCATTCAAAG includes these proteins:
- the LOC122051105 gene encoding pentatricopeptide repeat-containing protein At1g62680, mitochondrial-like is translated as MHRIQPLRRRMPTLPRAAATQLPWLPPRSSCLPRPSGCSAKSPPSLSNAAVLRSVKSPSATPRQVVAVYSAAARQLGFHHDLPTYKALLSFLASKRRFRAIELLLARMPHDGLLPGPALLLPLVRSFSAAGRGLDALLRTCPSPLSERLLSSLIHSLALTGDHNIARSVLAAAAGLGQPLHARHYSGLVRALYDRDGVRSATEFLDLLAAKGCFPDEFFYRSLIRDICLRGGNSITAAFEVVEQMRRSGREPDLVVWNTLVQGCARQGQMSKAEQVMAEMERKSGAAMADAWTYNALISGIPDRLMSQDGILAFRRMVERGVSPDVVTFSALIGGLGRAGRVWECNAMLGKMVRLGIPPDVACYKVLVGVYRINNMPDDASAIAEAMKYDLLDSEGVTLTN